The following proteins come from a genomic window of Pseudomonadota bacterium:
- a CDS encoding formate/nitrite transporter family protein, with translation MANKPVEIVQLAGDAGRYKGNLGIPNWLVRSFMAGLFIAVGAALCTVCGTGLEKTMGPGFKSLIAGSVFPVGLIAIVITGMSLFTGDTMLIPMAVFQKKSTWSKVLNAWFWVYIGNFVGSLFWAYLMAVGPFSKGGGPELTVFGQNAIGIAEAKTLPYIAAGAIGYWSAFMKGIACNLLVNTAILLALSSKNMVGKFFGIWFPIMAFVSTGFEHSVANMYFIPVGIMLGANVTWGQFIQWNLIPVTIGNIVGGFIFIGAVYFYSFKKELSTISPT, from the coding sequence ATGGCGAATAAACCTGTAGAAATTGTTCAGTTGGCTGGAGATGCCGGGAGATACAAAGGCAATCTCGGTATACCAAATTGGTTGGTAAGGAGTTTTATGGCAGGCCTTTTTATTGCTGTCGGAGCAGCGCTTTGCACAGTATGCGGAACAGGATTGGAAAAAACGATGGGACCGGGTTTCAAATCCCTCATTGCAGGGTCAGTCTTCCCGGTAGGTTTGATTGCGATTGTGATCACAGGCATGTCTCTGTTTACCGGCGATACCATGCTTATTCCTATGGCTGTTTTTCAGAAGAAAAGCACATGGAGCAAGGTTCTTAACGCCTGGTTCTGGGTCTATATCGGGAATTTTGTCGGCTCACTTTTCTGGGCATACCTGATGGCAGTTGGCCCATTCAGCAAGGGAGGAGGACCTGAATTGACGGTCTTCGGACAAAATGCCATCGGTATAGCAGAGGCAAAGACGCTGCCTTATATAGCAGCAGGGGCAATCGGTTATTGGTCAGCATTTATGAAAGGCATAGCATGTAACCTGTTGGTTAATACTGCCATTTTACTTGCCCTTTCATCAAAAAATATGGTTGGTAAATTTTTCGGAATATGGTTTCCGATCATGGCATTTGTTTCAACTGGATTTGAGCACAGTGTAGCGAATATGTATTTTATCCCTGTGGGAATAATGCTGGGTGCAAATGTTACCTGGGGTCAGTTTATTCAATGGAATCTTATTCCTGTTACCATCGGAAACATTGTAGGCGGGTTTATCTTTATCGGAGCAGTGTATTTTTATTCTTTCAAAAAAGAACTTTCCACAATATCTCCTACATAA
- the nuoF gene encoding NADH-quinone oxidoreductase subunit NuoF translates to MITTAEIKNVIDSRGNAREHLMYILRDLENLSGKNQLDVTVLKEVADLMNIPKSAVAGFVGFYGMFKTNPRAPFIVRVCKSGPCHVMGARSIFDYIEKYLGIKPGEATSDGMFYLEKCECLGVCSVAPAMMINYDIHGNLTEGRMEQIFNAYREKKPSFIESCGPEVEATSCIIEDDRQTRRLLRMISKIDPFSIDSYIDKGGYRATKKALKEYSPDDVINIVKISGLRGRGGAGFPAGVKWSFMPKGDMQKYVICNADEGEPGTYKDRILMEGNPHMLIEGMLLCGYATGSSIGYIYVRGEFRRAIERLQRAIDQAREKGFLGRPIAGSTFSFDIFIKEGGGAYVCGEESSLMNSMEGKRGYPRFRPPFPAGAGFSGMPSNVNNVETYASVPMIIKRGADWYKAVGTEKCSGTKLYCLSGKMNRVGLVELSMGATLHEIIDVYGKGIKDGKRFKFAQVGGSAGGILGEDLLNLPLDIDQTISAGVTLGSGVVLVCDEDTCAVDFLLNVLSFFEHESCGQCVPCRVGTSQLHYLARKFATRTAVEQDIDTMIEKAALMKKASLCALGQSPVLPITTILKYFRDEFLKHCNPRYGCPECDKTLARFYR, encoded by the coding sequence ATGATAACAACAGCAGAAATTAAAAATGTAATAGATAGCAGAGGGAATGCAAGAGAGCATCTCATGTATATATTGCGGGACCTCGAGAATTTATCAGGCAAAAATCAGCTTGATGTAACCGTATTGAAAGAGGTTGCAGATTTGATGAATATCCCGAAAAGCGCTGTGGCTGGTTTTGTGGGTTTTTACGGTATGTTCAAAACGAACCCCAGAGCGCCTTTTATTGTGAGGGTTTGCAAGTCCGGCCCATGTCATGTAATGGGAGCCAGGAGCATTTTTGATTATATTGAAAAATATCTGGGCATCAAACCCGGTGAGGCAACGTCTGACGGAATGTTCTATCTTGAGAAATGTGAATGCCTCGGAGTTTGTTCTGTAGCCCCCGCCATGATGATAAATTATGATATTCACGGTAATCTTACCGAGGGGAGGATGGAGCAGATTTTTAATGCTTATAGAGAGAAAAAGCCGTCCTTTATCGAATCATGCGGACCTGAGGTTGAAGCAACGTCATGTATCATTGAAGATGACAGGCAGACAAGGCGGCTCCTGAGAATGATCAGCAAGATTGATCCATTCAGTATTGACAGTTATATTGATAAGGGTGGATATCGAGCAACCAAAAAGGCGCTCAAAGAATATTCTCCTGACGACGTGATAAACATTGTGAAGATTTCAGGATTGAGGGGAAGGGGCGGAGCAGGATTCCCTGCCGGTGTCAAGTGGTCATTTATGCCGAAAGGGGATATGCAGAAGTACGTAATATGTAATGCAGATGAGGGAGAACCCGGTACATACAAAGACCGTATTCTTATGGAAGGGAATCCTCATATGCTTATCGAGGGGATGCTGTTATGCGGTTATGCAACAGGCTCATCTATCGGATATATATATGTGAGAGGTGAATTCAGGCGCGCTATTGAAAGACTTCAACGTGCAATAGACCAGGCGCGGGAAAAAGGTTTTCTCGGGAGGCCTATTGCAGGTTCGACATTCAGCTTCGATATATTTATTAAAGAGGGCGGCGGTGCTTATGTCTGCGGCGAGGAATCATCGCTTATGAATTCTATGGAAGGAAAACGCGGTTATCCGAGATTCCGGCCTCCATTTCCAGCAGGCGCCGGTTTTTCCGGTATGCCGTCAAACGTAAATAATGTTGAAACATACGCATCTGTGCCTATGATAATTAAAAGAGGCGCTGATTGGTATAAAGCGGTCGGCACCGAAAAGTGTTCAGGAACAAAATTGTATTGTCTTTCAGGTAAGATGAATAGAGTCGGCCTTGTAGAACTGTCAATGGGTGCGACCCTTCATGAAATCATTGATGTATACGGGAAGGGTATTAAAGACGGGAAACGTTTTAAGTTTGCCCAGGTGGGCGGATCGGCGGGCGGTATTCTCGGAGAAGACCTGCTTAATCTTCCCCTTGATATAGATCAGACAATAAGTGCGGGTGTAACGCTTGGATCAGGGGTTGTGCTTGTATGTGATGAGGATACCTGCGCAGTTGATTTTCTATTGAACGTACTCAGCTTTTTTGAGCACGAATCCTGTGGTCAGTGCGTGCCTTGCCGTGTAGGTACATCGCAGTTGCACTATCTTGCAAGAAAGTTCGCCACAAGAACTGCTGTTGAGCAGGATATTGACACAATGATCGAAAAGGCTGCATTGATGAAGAAGGCTTCACTCTGTGCCCTTGGGCAATCCCCTGTATTGCCTATAACAACGATATTGAAATATTTCAGGGATGAGTTTTTAAAACACTGCAATCCAAGGTACGGTTGTCCTGAGTGTGACAAGACGTTGGCGAGGTTTTACAGGTAG
- a CDS encoding P-loop NTPase gives MIDPRLHVIGKRLDGIKRIIAVSGGKGGIGKSTVASVLALCMAKNGYKTGLLDLDLSGPSTHVILGIEGAYPEEDKGLIPPEVKGIKYMSIIFFAGNNPSPLRGNDISNIIIELLTITIWGQLDVLILDMPPGISDSILDVIRLIKKMEFLVVTIPSKVAIGVMKKELKMLMELNIPVMGVLENMRTKESSMLSDEIKDLNVPLLGSINLDQTVEDATGDVDKLMETAFFKQLDILFIKRIKDIW, from the coding sequence ATGATAGACCCGCGGCTGCATGTTATCGGTAAAAGGCTTGATGGTATAAAAAGGATAATTGCCGTTTCTGGCGGCAAGGGAGGGATAGGTAAGAGTACCGTCGCTTCTGTCCTGGCATTGTGTATGGCAAAAAACGGTTACAAGACCGGCCTCTTAGACCTTGATCTGAGTGGCCCCTCTACACATGTTATACTTGGAATAGAAGGTGCATATCCGGAAGAAGACAAAGGGCTCATTCCTCCTGAAGTAAAGGGCATCAAATATATGTCCATTATTTTTTTTGCAGGCAATAATCCGTCTCCGTTGAGAGGCAACGATATATCAAATATTATTATTGAATTACTCACAATCACAATTTGGGGTCAATTGGATGTGCTGATCCTTGATATGCCCCCGGGAATCAGCGATTCCATACTCGATGTCATCAGGCTGATTAAGAAAATGGAGTTTCTTGTCGTTACCATACCTTCAAAGGTTGCAATCGGAGTTATGAAAAAAGAACTGAAAATGCTCATGGAGCTAAATATACCTGTCATGGGCGTTCTTGAAAACATGAGGACAAAGGAGTCTTCTATGCTCTCGGACGAGATAAAGGATCTTAACGTCCCTTTATTAGGCTCAATAAACCTTGATCAAACCGTTGAAGATGCAACGGGCGATGTGGATAAATTGATGGAAACCGCTTTCTTCAAGCAGTTGGATATATTATTTATTAAACGGATTAAAGATATATGGTAG